Part of the Phycisphaerales bacterium genome, GAGACCGTCCGTGTCGATGCCCCTCGCGGCACCAAGCGGTTCGAGATCGTCGAGATTTCCTAGTCACAAGTACCCACGGCCAAAGCACCATCGAAATCGCCGCTGCCGGATGCCCAAGGACTGGGCATCCCGGTGGGGTGGCCGCTGCGCCAACCCTTGCACCGGCCACCTCGTGGAGGACTCCGCCATGACTCGCTGCTCTCGCCGTTCTCGCCGTTCGCGTCGCTTTGCCCGCCCAGCGACCCTGCTTGCCGCCCTGACCGCGACGGCCGCGCTCGCCGCCGGCTGTTCGGTCGTCTCTTCATCGTCCCGCGCGATCGCGCCGACGGCCATGGCCGTCTCGATGCCCGACGTGCAAGCCGTGGGCGTCGAGGTCAGCAGCGTCAACGGGCGGATCGTGATCACGCAGGACCCGTCGTTCGGCGATGCCGTCGTGTCGGCCGAGGCGCGGCTGACGAGCACGGAGCGGGCCGAGCGGTTCTCCATCGAGACGGTGATGCAGGACGGGGTGCTCCGCGTGCGACCACTGTGGCCCGACGGCAAGAAGCTGAACAACGAGTCGTGCAATATCGAGATTACCGCGCCCCAGATCGTCGACGTCGACGCGCGGACCAGCAACGGATCGGTCCGGCTGTCCGGCGGTACGGGCACCACGGTCATCAAGTCGTCCAACGGCAGCGTGACCATCAAGGACCGCTCGGGCAACCTTACCGCCCGGACGAGCAACGGACGCATCGTGGTCGAGGGCGGCTCGGGCCCGCTCGACGTCGCGTCGTCTAACGGCTCGATCACGATCAAGCACTTCGGCCCCGGTGGCGACGCGCCCTACCAGTGGCGCGCCGCGACGAGCAACGGCAGCATCCGCGTCGAACTGCCCGAGTCGC contains:
- a CDS encoding DUF4097 family beta strand repeat-containing protein, giving the protein MTRCSRRSRRSRRFARPATLLAALTATAALAAGCSVVSSSSRAIAPTAMAVSMPDVQAVGVEVSSVNGRIVITQDPSFGDAVVSAEARLTSTERAERFSIETVMQDGVLRVRPLWPDGKKLNNESCNIEITAPQIVDVDARTSNGSVRLSGGTGTTVIKSSNGSVTIKDRSGNLTARTSNGRIVVEGGSGPLDVASSNGSITIKHFGPGGDAPYQWRAATSNGSIRVELPESPSGRVRASTSNSKVRVFRKESSGAQTELLASRSIDLELGSGASDIVLSTSNGSIVVVTP